A stretch of Bacillota bacterium DNA encodes these proteins:
- a CDS encoding DUF5050 domain-containing protein yields MCSGRKWMLGNIANEAFVATDGDWVYYLSGSQDAVYRVRSTGGDSEKLVDLPGVQFLNLLDGWLYVSSSEGLYRLRTNGESLEKLSEDIAGYVNVVNDWVYYLSEDGIYRLPVTGGDRELLHQERSGWLTVADGWLYFTAFSDAGDGPIQRMRTDGSGPEQLNNESSGLINVVGNWIYYFDSENQGIYRMQTDGSNRQLLTDEGSPFAINVDGNWVYYVDYAQRTINKMRTNGSRNQQLTEDRPYFINVVDGWIYYQLRTPEYQYQLHRVRTDGSDREQFIAD; encoded by the coding sequence ATGTGCTCAGGAAGGAAATGGATGCTCGGTAATATAGCTAATGAAGCGTTTGTCGCCACCGATGGGGACTGGGTATATTACCTTAGTGGCAGTCAGGACGCTGTTTACCGGGTGCGCAGCACCGGTGGAGACAGCGAAAAGCTAGTCGACTTACCCGGTGTGCAATTTCTTAATCTCCTTGACGGTTGGCTGTATGTTAGCTCAAGCGAAGGGCTTTACCGCTTGCGCACCAATGGCGAATCTCTAGAGAAACTTAGCGAAGACATCGCCGGTTATGTTAATGTTGTCAATGACTGGGTTTATTATTTATCTGAGGATGGTATATACCGGTTGCCCGTTACCGGTGGCGACCGCGAGCTATTGCATCAGGAAAGAAGTGGCTGGCTCACCGTTGCCGATGGCTGGCTGTACTTTACTGCCTTTAGTGACGCTGGGGATGGGCCAATTCAGCGTATGCGCACCGACGGAAGCGGGCCAGAGCAGCTGAACAATGAATCCTCTGGGTTAATTAATGTAGTCGGTAACTGGATTTACTATTTTGATTCCGAAAATCAGGGGATCTACCGGATGCAAACTGATGGGAGCAATCGGCAGTTACTTACTGATGAGGGCAGTCCATTTGCAATCAACGTTGACGGTAACTGGGTGTATTACGTCGATTACGCCCAGCGGACAATAAACAAGATGCGTACTAACGGCAGTCGCAATCAGCAACTCACCGAGGACAGGCCATACTTTATTAATGTTGTCGACGGCTGGATCTACTACCAATTACGCACACCTGAATATCAGTATCAGTTGCATCGCGTGCGCACGGACGGCAGCGACCGTGAGCAATTCATAGCTGACTAA